The genomic stretch GCAAAGGTACGTCCTTGGCCGGACTGCTATCCAGGAAAGATCAGCTGCAAATAGCGGACAGGCACATGATCAGTGAGCCAGACCCCATTGTCAGACTGAAAAAAAGTGAACCCCTCCTGCTGCATTTGTGCAGCAGCCACTTCAAAAATACAAGGCTTGCCATGCCGCTGGCCAACGTTCAAGGCTGTTTCCCGGTCGGCGCTCAGGTGTACATGATGTCGCTCCCTTTTATCAAGGCCGGTTTCCTGGATGCTGGCTATGGATTGCTGCCCGGTACCATGGTAAAGTACAGCTGGTGGGATTGCAGGGTTATACCCCAGCTCAATGCTGACGGAATGGCCCTGGCTGGCCCGGATGGAAGAGAAGTCCTCATTGAAGGCAAATCTTTTTTTAGCATTGGTTTCCACCAATACTTTTAATTGTTCCAGGGTGATAGGGAAATTGTGTTGCTGCAATTTCGTCATTAAAGCGGCTACATTGGTCCAGCCCTGCTCATCCAGGGTAATGCCGATGGCTTCCGGTTGATGGCGCAACACGAGGCTGAGGAATTTGCTGGTGGTCTTGAGTGCTTTTTCGTCCATACTATAATTCATTCATACTATAATCGGAGAAAGATACTATAAAATCAGCCAAACAGGGCTTATGCTGCCCCTGTCCCCTCGCCGTCTGCCGGCTTGCTCTGGCCCTGCATGTACTGCGATGGCGATATACCGAAGCAGGCCACAAAACTCTTTGAAAAATAGTTCTGTGACGTATAACCTACCATATCCGCTACCTCATAGATCTTGTACTGCCCAGTCTGCAACAGCTCTGCGGCTTTTTTCAGGCGGGTGAGCCTGATCAGTTCGTTGGGCGTGAGATTGGATACGGCATTGATCTTGCGGAACAGGGTAGGGCGGCTCATGTGCAGCTGCTCGGCCAGCATGCCTACGTCCAGGTCGGCGTTGTCCAGGTTGTCCAGGATGGTCTGCTGTACTTTTTCCAGGAACAGCTCGTCTTCCCGCGAATGCGCCATGCTGTTGAGGGGCGCCTGCGGACTGCTGGCATAATGAGCTTTCAGTAGCTCCCGGTTATTAAGCAGGTTAGCGATCTGTGCCAGCAGGTGTTCAGTGGCAAAAGGTTTTTCAATATAGGCGTCGGCGCCTAATTCAAGTCCTTCCAGCCTGGCGTCCATAGTACTCCTGGCGGTGAGCAGGATCACCGGGATATGACTGGTGGCCAGGTCCTGCTTGATGGCTTTGCAGAAAGCAAAGCCGTCCATTTCCGGCATCATGATATCGCTGATGATGATGTTGATGCTGGTCTTACCCAGCAGTGTCAGCGCTTCGCGGCCATTGCCTGCAACCTGTACGGAATAGAATGGCCGAAGCTCCCGCGCTACAAAGCGGGCGATATCCGTATTGTCTTCCACCAGCAGCAAGGCGGGTTTGCCGGCAGGGGGCTTCACCAATGGCGCGGGCTGGTTACCGGAATGTGGTGCTATCGGTGCTGGCAGGGTTTCTATCCCTTCTTCCAAAACACCTGGTAATAATAGCATGAACACGTTCAGGCCATCTGCATCGGCATGCAAAACCAGCTGACCGCCGTGCAGCTCAGCCAGCATGCGGGAGAGCGAGAGGCCTACGCCGGTACCGGTGCTGCCGCTTTCATCCAGTCGGAAGAAAGGTTCAAAGATCTTCTCGCGCATCTCAGGAGAAATGGTGCTGCCGTCATTGCTGACGGCTATGCGGATATTCCGCTGATCGGCTATAAGTTCTACCAGTACTGAGCTGGCAGCATATTTCATGGCATTGCCCAGCAGGTTGTTGAGGATCTTTTGCAGGGCGCCGGCATCCACGGAACCGATGACAGGCTCCTGCGGCATATCCAGGTGCAGGTGTAATTGTTTATCTGCTGCGGCCGGTTTGAAGAGCTGTACTGTTTCGCGGAGCAGGGCGCGGATGTCAGTGACACTGATCTGCAAGGTGAATCCTTTGGTCTCTGCCCGGCGGAAGTCCAGTAACTGGTTATTGAGGGTCAGCAGCTGGCTGGTACTCTTCTCCATCAGCAGGAGGTTCTCCCGTACTTCCCCTGCCGGCAGCGTTTTGTTGTTGATGATCTTTTCCAGCGGGGCAACTATCAATGTTAGCGGTGTCCGGATCTCATGTGCTACATGGGTGAAGAAATCGATCTTGGCTTTATACAGTTCTTTTTCTTTCTCATTTTCCAGGTGTTCAATGTCCAGTTTCTTTTCCATTTCCAGCATGGCTATCTGCCGGCGGTTCTTTTCCTGTGCGCGTTGCTGGCTGCTGCGCCAGCCGTAATAGAGAACGCCGCTCAGTGCCAGCAGGTATAAGGCATAGGCCCAGCCGCTTTTCCAGAAAGGGGGCCGGATCAGGATGGCCAGCGACAACTCTTCTTTGTTCCATTGACCATTGCTGTTGGCGCTCCGGACGCGGAAGCGATAACTGCCTGAAGGCAGCTCCGTGAAATACACTTTGCGGTTGGTCTTGAGGTAGGTCCAGTCTTTGTCGAGCCCTTCCAGCATGTACGCATATTCCGTCATGTCGGGTGCATTGTAGCTGAGGGCGGCGAAGTCGATGCTGAAGGCCGACTGTGTATGATTCAGCGTAATAGCCTCACTATAGGTGATGGATCTTTTCAGGGGCGAGCCGGCTGAAATGTCCAGCTCTTTCCCGAAGACCTGGAAGCCGGTGAGGTAGAGCGGGGCAGCCATGGCGTTGCCGGAAAGTTCGGCCGGATCAAAACTGATCAGGCCGCTGGTACTGCCAAAATACAGCTGGCCTCTGGCATCGCGGAAAGCGGAATTGTAATTGAACTGATCGGTCAGCAGGCCGCTGGCCCTGGTATAGACCCTGATCTTATTGCTGAGCGGATCCAGTGCCGCCAGTCCTTTGGAACTGCTGATCCAGAGCAGGCCGGAGCGATCTTCCAGCATGCGGAAGGCAATATTGCTGAGCAGCCCGTTCCTGGTGGTGTACTTGATGAAGCGGCCGGTTGCCTTATCCAGCCGGCCAAAGCCGCCGCCCTCCGTAGCTACCCAGAGCTGCTTGCGACTGTCCTCAAAAAAGCCGTTGACCGCATACTGACCCGTTTGCCGGAACTGCTCTTCATACAGCAAAGAGCCTTTCTGTCCGGTGGATGGATTATGATAATAGATACCACCGGATAAGGTGCCGGCCCAGATAGTGCCGCTGTCGTCTTCCAGGATTGCATTGATAAAATCACTATCACAATCAGCAAACTCAGGCACCAGGCTGAAGGCATCCCGCTCAGGATGGTATTGGTGCAAACCGCGACCGGTACCTACCAGTGTACGTCCCTGCCTGGTGTGGTACAGGGTGATGATGAAATTGCTGGTCAGTCCATCGGCGGGCCGATCCTGGTTATAGTGGCGGATCACTTTACCCGTCCGCAGGTCCATTACATCCAGTCCCCGCTCAAACGTACCGATCCAGAGTTCATTACCGTTGACCAGCAGGCCGTGTATATTGGAATAGGAAATACTACCGGGCCGGCCGGTGGGCAGAAAGGAACGGAAGCTCCTGCTGATGGGATCGTATTGGTTTAGTCCCGCATCTTCTGTGCCGATCCAGATATGCCCCTGTGCGTCTTCAGCAATTTCCCGGACGGCATTGCCACTCAGGGAATTGGCGCCGGGGCGGGGATAGAATTTTTTGACAGCGGCAAACTGGCGCGAGTAATAATTGATGCCGCCAAAATAGGAGCCTGCCCAGATGCCGCCCTCATTGTCCTTACATAGTGTATAAATGGCGTTGTCCGATAAGGAATAGGGATCGTTGTATTGTTTCTGAAGATGCTGTACCTGGTTGCTGCGGATATTGTAGATAAAGATGCCGGCCTCGGTGCCGATCCAGTATTCCTCATCGGACTGCCGCAGGAAATCCCTTGCATAGATCTTGGTGCCATCCGGGTTATAGACCAGGATATCGCGAAAGCTGCCGGTGTTCATATCAAAGATCCTGACCCCGTGTTTGGCCGTGCCTACCAGGAAAGATTGATGTCCGGTGAAATAGATATTCTCGATCCATTTGGAAAGCGCGGGCTCCCGGGCAAAAGCATCATAGCTGGTGAAGCTGTCGGACTGTGCATGGTACTGCTTCAGCAGGCCATTGGTACAGCCGATCCAGGTGCCTGCCGGCGAGATGCTGATACTGGTGGCATAGAACTGATCGGTGGTATAATAAGACCGCAGCTGGCCGCTGACCGGGTTATAGCGGTAGAGGTGCAGGCTGGCAATGAACCAGAGATTACCTGCGCCATCCGATTTGATATCCCGGATATCTTTCCCTTCCGTGCCTTCCACCAGGCTGAATTTTTCGGTGTAGGAGTCAAAGCGGTAGAGGCCGCGGAGGGTGCCTACCCATATATTATTAATGGAGTCTGCATGGAGGGAATGAATATAATTGCTGCCGATCCCGTCCTGGTCTTCCGGGGCATAGCGAAAGACTTTAAATGAATATCCGTCGAACCGATTGAGCCCATCCCGGGTGCCGAACCACATAAAGCCCTTTTTGTCCTGGAGGCTGCAGAACACAATATT from Candidatus Pseudobacter hemicellulosilyticus encodes the following:
- a CDS encoding two-component regulator propeller domain-containing protein is translated as MKFKNRIAAIPLIFLLLSLLPTLLAAQDFYFKHYKVEQGLSNNIVFCSLQDKKGFMWFGTRDGLNRFDGYSFKVFRYAPEDQDGIGSNYIHSLHADSINNIWVGTLRGLYRFDSYTEKFSLVEGTEGKDIRDIKSDGAGNLWFIASLHLYRYNPVSGQLRSYYTTDQFYATSISISPAGTWIGCTNGLLKQYHAQSDSFTSYDAFAREPALSKWIENIYFTGHQSFLVGTAKHGVRIFDMNTGSFRDILVYNPDGTKIYARDFLRQSDEEYWIGTEAGIFIYNIRSNQVQHLQKQYNDPYSLSDNAIYTLCKDNEGGIWAGSYFGGINYYSRQFAAVKKFYPRPGANSLSGNAVREIAEDAQGHIWIGTEDAGLNQYDPISRSFRSFLPTGRPGSISYSNIHGLLVNGNELWIGTFERGLDVMDLRTGKVIRHYNQDRPADGLTSNFIITLYHTRQGRTLVGTGRGLHQYHPERDAFSLVPEFADCDSDFINAILEDDSGTIWAGTLSGGIYYHNPSTGQKGSLLYEEQFRQTGQYAVNGFFEDSRKQLWVATEGGGFGRLDKATGRFIKYTTRNGLLSNIAFRMLEDRSGLLWISSSKGLAALDPLSNKIRVYTRASGLLTDQFNYNSAFRDARGQLYFGSTSGLISFDPAELSGNAMAAPLYLTGFQVFGKELDISAGSPLKRSITYSEAITLNHTQSAFSIDFAALSYNAPDMTEYAYMLEGLDKDWTYLKTNRKVYFTELPSGSYRFRVRSANSNGQWNKEELSLAILIRPPFWKSGWAYALYLLALSGVLYYGWRSSQQRAQEKNRRQIAMLEMEKKLDIEHLENEKEKELYKAKIDFFTHVAHEIRTPLTLIVAPLEKIINNKTLPAGEVRENLLLMEKSTSQLLTLNNQLLDFRRAETKGFTLQISVTDIRALLRETVQLFKPAAADKQLHLHLDMPQEPVIGSVDAGALQKILNNLLGNAMKYAASSVLVELIADQRNIRIAVSNDGSTISPEMREKIFEPFFRLDESGSTGTGVGLSLSRMLAELHGGQLVLHADADGLNVFMLLLPGVLEEGIETLPAPIAPHSGNQPAPLVKPPAGKPALLLVEDNTDIARFVARELRPFYSVQVAGNGREALTLLGKTSINIIISDIMMPEMDGFAFCKAIKQDLATSHIPVILLTARSTMDARLEGLELGADAYIEKPFATEHLLAQIANLLNNRELLKAHYASSPQAPLNSMAHSREDELFLEKVQQTILDNLDNADLDVGMLAEQLHMSRPTLFRKINAVSNLTPNELIRLTRLKKAAELLQTGQYKIYEVADMVGYTSQNYFSKSFVACFGISPSQYMQGQSKPADGEGTGAA
- a CDS encoding RNA 2'-phosphotransferase; amino-acid sequence: MDEKALKTTSKFLSLVLRHQPEAIGITLDEQGWTNVAALMTKLQQHNFPITLEQLKVLVETNAKKRFAFNEDFSSIRASQGHSVSIELGYNPAIPPAVLYHGTGQQSIASIQETGLDKRERHHVHLSADRETALNVGQRHGKPCIFEVAAAQMQQEGFTFFQSDNGVWLTDHVPVRYLQLIFPG